The proteins below come from a single Zonotrichia leucophrys gambelii isolate GWCS_2022_RI chromosome 3, RI_Zleu_2.0, whole genome shotgun sequence genomic window:
- the ASXL2 gene encoding putative Polycomb group protein ASXL2 isoform X1 translates to MREKGRKKKGRTWAEAARTVLEKYPNTPMSHKEILQVIQKEGLKEISGTSPLACLNAMLHTNSRGEEGIFYKVPGRMGVYTLKKDIPDGLKELSEGSEESSDGHSDSQSSEHSSSSSDGCAAKDRRKSRWKRKVPSRLPPAGSPQPGCPSPSIPAKGLSSSQKHSKKALKQALKQQQQKQQQQQQQCRAGMGPGMGPGMALPSGQHVLLKAKATPGRSGWEGKQTDGHSSSPPNSTCSSSPSVKLENSLPGLPKKPFPRSDRLHARQLKRARCAEIDVETPDSILVNTNLRALINKHTFSLLPAEGQQRLLLLLPDVDRQVGPDGLMKLSSSALNNEFFTSAAQGWKERLSEGEFTPEMQLRIRQEIEKEKKVELWKEHFFESYYGQSSGLSPEESERLTAQPEAAEPGRPRSPAAPRREQSTPTAPPEPQAAPGAARKAGEEAREEPQPKAAKPEVSPERRAARTNERAGPGRERETLPPKPPSASSHGAEEQRKPGAAKEAPGKESLGAPSKPKSPEAGGAAAKAQSPAAATAEKEKKEKEEKKPPGSEAMEVGVEAHKRKLESREEAPGSPEKKPRVAEPCQHHQQQQQPQAFRRQPFPSTGPAVPRVPPLKIPVSRISPMPFPAGQVSPRPCFPLSLGSPGRTGARTLADIKARAQQAKAQRAAAAAAAASAGGAVPGPGPGGGRPPGRGGDGRDPGGAPQAAAGAKALELAGTGSGGGSRRFLPHGPGPRSQVQGQQAEPGAARHPPGAQLQPGAAPAAAPALGNGAGAAPSPPRGTATPDTPSVAPPAPARNGSGRDLPKGKPPSPLVSPLPPTGPGGPASSSSSVAASLKSPPRASSSIPANNPLVTQLLQGKSVPLEQILPKALTKAEVKSGPAAPQEEKGAAGNGAEAGDRASAVPPQQLGKIFCQSRPLPHIARTFPLPSGKEPAPEQHHEALSKSTQEQILQTLIKRVQRQNVLPVLQPSQLTLPHSGFPVESGSTRQRFMLGFTGRRTCKPAMSGHYLLNISTYGRGSESLRRGSSLGTEPRLGLGSPAEGAGAELGEGQGGSSSSSEEDADDESSGDEREHGSVKEEPRAGHGEKEQGSHGPAEPKAAQEKVPALDGTALARDLLQAAQEQMAHAMRGKGHGGTELFGPPDPSQPPLLPAPHPPKLPGSYSGTINVSTSPDMVGQGSLVGECSQLGSSMGNVMSFSVTVTTIPAGQAVSSGGHGQSLPVQAFAEDGAMEDPPSKCYCRLKAMIMCKGCGAFCHDDCIGPSKLCVSCLVVR, encoded by the exons GTCCTGGAGAAATATCCCAACACACCCATGAGCCATAAAGAGATCCTTCAAGTTATCCAGAAAGAAGGACTTAAGGAAATCAG CGGGACGTCCCCCCTGGCCTGCCTGAATGCCATGCTGCACACCAACTCCCGCGGGGAGGAGGGCATCTTCTACAAGGTGCCCGGCAGGATGGGCGTCTACACCCTCAAG AAGGACATCCCAGATGGGCTGAAGGAGCTGTCGGAGGGCTCGGAGGAGAGCAGCGATGGCCACTCGGACTCGCAGAGCTcggagcacagcagctccagcagcgaCGGCTGCGCCGCCAAGgacaggaggaagagcaggtgGAAAAGGAAAG TGCCGTCGCGCCTGCCGCCCGCGGGCTCCCCGCAGCCCGGCTGCCCGTCCCCGTCCATCCCGGCCAAGggcctctcctcctcccagaAGCACAGCAAGAAGGCCCTCAAGCAG gccctgaagcagcagcagcagaagcagcagcagcagcagcagcagtgccgGGCGGGCATGGGGCCGGGCATGGGGCCGGGCATGGCCCTGCCCTCCGGCCAGCACGTCCTGCTCAAGGCCAAGGCCACCCCCGGGAGGTCAG GTTGGGAAGGGAAGCAGACAGATGGACATTCCAGCAGCCCCCCAAACTCCACGTGCAGCTCCTCGCCCTCGGTGAAGCTGGAGaactccctgccagggctgcccaagAAGCCCTTCCCCAGATCTGACCGGCTGCATGCAC ggcagctgaaGCGAGCGCGCTGTGCCGAGATCGACGTGGAGACGCCGGACTCCATCCTGGTGAACACCAACCTGAGGGCCCTGATCAACAAGCACACCTTCAGCCTGCTGCCTGCCGAGGGCCAGCAgcgcctgctgctgctgctgcccgacGTGGACAGACAG gtgggCCCTGACGGGCTGATGAAGCTCAGCAGCTCCGCGCTCAACAACGAGTTCTTCACCTCGGCCgctcagggctggaaggagaggCTGTCAGAAG GAGAGTTCACCCCAGAAATGCAGCTCCGCATCCGGCAGGAGATcgagaaggagaagaaggtggAGCTGTGGAAGGAGCACTTCTTTGAGAGCTACTACGGGCAGAG CTCCGGGCTGAGCCCCGAGGAGTCGGAGCGCCTGACAGCGCAGCCCGAGgcggccgagccgggccggccccgcagccccgcggccCCACGGCGGGAGCAGAGCACACCCACAGCGCCCCCggagccccaggcagccccaggagccgccaggaaagcaggagaggaggcCAGAGAGGAGCCACAGCCCAAGGCAGCCAAGCCCGAGGTGTCCCCGGAGCGGCGAGCGGCGAGAACCAACGAGAgagcagggccgggccgggagagAGAAACgctgcccccaaaaccccccagcgCCTCCAGCCAcggggcagaggagcagaggaagcCTGGGGCGGCCAAGGAGGCGCCAGGGAAGGAATCTCTGGGTGCCCCAAGCAAACCAAAGAGCCCCGAGGCCGGCGGGGCAGCGGCCAAGGCGCAGAGCCCTGCGGCAGCCACGGcggagaaggagaagaaggagaaagaggagaagaagcCCCCCGGGAGCGAGGCCATGGAGGTCGGGGTGGAGGCCCACAAGAGgaagctggagagcagggaggaggctcCAGGCAGCCCTGAGAAGAAGCCCCGtgtggctgagccctgccagcaccaccagcagcagcagcagccccaggcctTTCGCAGGCAGCCCTTTCCCAGCACGGGGCCGGCGGTGCCGCGGGTGCCCCCGCTCAAG ATTCCCGTGTCCAGAATCTCGCCGATGCCATTTCCCGCGGGCCAGGTCTCTCCCAGGCCGTGCTTCCCGCTGTCCCTCGGCAGTCCTGGCAGGACAGGGGCCAGGACCTTGGCCGACATCAAGGCCAGGGCGCAGCAGGCCAAGGCTCAGAGGGCAGCAGCCGCAGCCGCCGCAGCCTCGGCCGGAGGGGCCGTGCCagggcccggcccgggcggggGGAGACCCCCGGGCAGGGGAGGAGACGGGAGAGACCCCGGCGGAGCCCCCCAAGCCGCAGCTGGAGCCAAGGCGCTGGAACTGGCAGGAACTGGAAGCGGGGGAGGTTCGAGAAGGTTCCTTCCGCACGGCCCCGGGCCCCGCTCGCaggtgcagggccagcaggcgGAGCCGGGAGCTGCTCGCCATCCTCCTGGAGCACAACTACAGCCAGGAGCGGCCCCCGCGGCAGCCCCGGCGCtagggaacggagctggggcCGCGCCGAGCCCTCCGCGGGGCACGGCCACCCCGGACACCCCCAGTGTGGCCCCTCCTGCCCCGGCCCGCAACGGGAGCGGCCGTGACCTCCCCAAAGGCAAACCTCCGTCCCCTCTGGTGTCCCCGCTGCCACCCACGGGCCCCGGAGGCCcggcctccagcagctcctcggtAGCAGCCAGCCTTAAATCCCCTCCCCGAGCGAGCTCCAGCATTCCTGCCAACAACCCTTTGGTCacgcagctgctccagggcaagAGCGTCCCTCTGGAGCAGATCCTGCCCAAGGCGCTGACCAAAGCAGAAGTGAAAAGCGGCCCGGCGGCTCCTCAGGAAGAGAAGGGGGCGGCGGGGAACGGCGCCGAGGCGGGGGACAGAGCATCGGCTGTGCCCCCGCAGCAGCTGGGCAAGATCTTCTGCCAGAGCAGGCCCCTGCCTCACATCGCAAGGACCTTCCCGCTGCCCTCGGGAAAGGAGCCCGCGCCCGAGCAGCACCACGAGGCGCTGAGCAAATCCACCCAGGAGCAGATCCTGCAGACTCTGATCAAGAGGGTGCAGAGGCAGAACGTGCTGCCCGTGCTGCAGCCCTCGCAGCTGACCCTCCCGCACTCAGGTTTCCCGGTGGAGAGCGGCTCCACCAGGCAGAGATTCATGCTGGGCTTCACGGGCAGGAGGACGTGCAAGCCTGCCATGTCCGGCCACTACCTGCTCAACATCTCCACGTACGGCCGCGGCTCGGAGAGCCTGAGGAGaggctcctccctgggcaccgAGCCCcgcctggggctgggcagccccgCCGAGGGCGCCGGGGCAGAGCTGGGCGAGGGCcagggcggcagcagcagcagcagcgaggaGGACGCGGACGATGAGAGCTCCGGGGACGAACGGGAGCACGGCAGCGTCAAGGAGGAGCCACGGGCGGGGCACggggagaaggagcagggctCGCACGGCCCCGCAGAGCCCAAGGCTGCCCAGGAGAAGGTGCCAGCCTTGGATGGCACCGCGCTGGCCCGggacctgctgcaggcagcGCAGGAGCAGATGGCCCACGCCATGAGGGGCAAGGGCCACGGTGGCACGGAGCTCTTTGGGCCCCCAGACCCATCCCAGCCCCCGCTGCTCCCTGCCCCGCACCCCCCGAAGCTGCCCGGCAGCTACAGTGGCACCATCAACGTCTCCACCTCGCCCGACATGGTGGGCCAGGGCTCGCTGGTGGGCGagtgcagccagctgggcagcTCCATGGGCAACGTCATGTCCTTCTCGGTGACCGTCACCACCATCCCCGCCGGGCAGGCCGTGAGCTCCGGCGGCCACGGGCAGAGCCTGCCGGTGCAGGCGTTCGCCGAGGACGGCGCCATGGAGGATCCCCCTTCCAAATGTTACTGCAGGTTGAAAGCCATGATCATGTGCAAGGGCTGCGGTGCCTTCTGCCATGACGACTGCATCGGCCCCTCCAAGCTCTGCGTCTCCTGCCTCGTGGTGCGGTAA
- the ASXL2 gene encoding putative Polycomb group protein ASXL2 isoform X2, producing MLHTNSRGEEGIFYKVPGRMGVYTLKKDIPDGLKELSEGSEESSDGHSDSQSSEHSSSSSDGCAAKDRRKSRWKRKVPSRLPPAGSPQPGCPSPSIPAKGLSSSQKHSKKALKQALKQQQQKQQQQQQQCRAGMGPGMGPGMALPSGQHVLLKAKATPGRSGWEGKQTDGHSSSPPNSTCSSSPSVKLENSLPGLPKKPFPRSDRLHARQLKRARCAEIDVETPDSILVNTNLRALINKHTFSLLPAEGQQRLLLLLPDVDRQVGPDGLMKLSSSALNNEFFTSAAQGWKERLSEGEFTPEMQLRIRQEIEKEKKVELWKEHFFESYYGQSSGLSPEESERLTAQPEAAEPGRPRSPAAPRREQSTPTAPPEPQAAPGAARKAGEEAREEPQPKAAKPEVSPERRAARTNERAGPGRERETLPPKPPSASSHGAEEQRKPGAAKEAPGKESLGAPSKPKSPEAGGAAAKAQSPAAATAEKEKKEKEEKKPPGSEAMEVGVEAHKRKLESREEAPGSPEKKPRVAEPCQHHQQQQQPQAFRRQPFPSTGPAVPRVPPLKIPVSRISPMPFPAGQVSPRPCFPLSLGSPGRTGARTLADIKARAQQAKAQRAAAAAAAASAGGAVPGPGPGGGRPPGRGGDGRDPGGAPQAAAGAKALELAGTGSGGGSRRFLPHGPGPRSQVQGQQAEPGAARHPPGAQLQPGAAPAAAPALGNGAGAAPSPPRGTATPDTPSVAPPAPARNGSGRDLPKGKPPSPLVSPLPPTGPGGPASSSSSVAASLKSPPRASSSIPANNPLVTQLLQGKSVPLEQILPKALTKAEVKSGPAAPQEEKGAAGNGAEAGDRASAVPPQQLGKIFCQSRPLPHIARTFPLPSGKEPAPEQHHEALSKSTQEQILQTLIKRVQRQNVLPVLQPSQLTLPHSGFPVESGSTRQRFMLGFTGRRTCKPAMSGHYLLNISTYGRGSESLRRGSSLGTEPRLGLGSPAEGAGAELGEGQGGSSSSSEEDADDESSGDEREHGSVKEEPRAGHGEKEQGSHGPAEPKAAQEKVPALDGTALARDLLQAAQEQMAHAMRGKGHGGTELFGPPDPSQPPLLPAPHPPKLPGSYSGTINVSTSPDMVGQGSLVGECSQLGSSMGNVMSFSVTVTTIPAGQAVSSGGHGQSLPVQAFAEDGAMEDPPSKCYCRLKAMIMCKGCGAFCHDDCIGPSKLCVSCLVVR from the exons ATGCTGCACACCAACTCCCGCGGGGAGGAGGGCATCTTCTACAAGGTGCCCGGCAGGATGGGCGTCTACACCCTCAAG AAGGACATCCCAGATGGGCTGAAGGAGCTGTCGGAGGGCTCGGAGGAGAGCAGCGATGGCCACTCGGACTCGCAGAGCTcggagcacagcagctccagcagcgaCGGCTGCGCCGCCAAGgacaggaggaagagcaggtgGAAAAGGAAAG TGCCGTCGCGCCTGCCGCCCGCGGGCTCCCCGCAGCCCGGCTGCCCGTCCCCGTCCATCCCGGCCAAGggcctctcctcctcccagaAGCACAGCAAGAAGGCCCTCAAGCAG gccctgaagcagcagcagcagaagcagcagcagcagcagcagcagtgccgGGCGGGCATGGGGCCGGGCATGGGGCCGGGCATGGCCCTGCCCTCCGGCCAGCACGTCCTGCTCAAGGCCAAGGCCACCCCCGGGAGGTCAG GTTGGGAAGGGAAGCAGACAGATGGACATTCCAGCAGCCCCCCAAACTCCACGTGCAGCTCCTCGCCCTCGGTGAAGCTGGAGaactccctgccagggctgcccaagAAGCCCTTCCCCAGATCTGACCGGCTGCATGCAC ggcagctgaaGCGAGCGCGCTGTGCCGAGATCGACGTGGAGACGCCGGACTCCATCCTGGTGAACACCAACCTGAGGGCCCTGATCAACAAGCACACCTTCAGCCTGCTGCCTGCCGAGGGCCAGCAgcgcctgctgctgctgctgcccgacGTGGACAGACAG gtgggCCCTGACGGGCTGATGAAGCTCAGCAGCTCCGCGCTCAACAACGAGTTCTTCACCTCGGCCgctcagggctggaaggagaggCTGTCAGAAG GAGAGTTCACCCCAGAAATGCAGCTCCGCATCCGGCAGGAGATcgagaaggagaagaaggtggAGCTGTGGAAGGAGCACTTCTTTGAGAGCTACTACGGGCAGAG CTCCGGGCTGAGCCCCGAGGAGTCGGAGCGCCTGACAGCGCAGCCCGAGgcggccgagccgggccggccccgcagccccgcggccCCACGGCGGGAGCAGAGCACACCCACAGCGCCCCCggagccccaggcagccccaggagccgccaggaaagcaggagaggaggcCAGAGAGGAGCCACAGCCCAAGGCAGCCAAGCCCGAGGTGTCCCCGGAGCGGCGAGCGGCGAGAACCAACGAGAgagcagggccgggccgggagagAGAAACgctgcccccaaaaccccccagcgCCTCCAGCCAcggggcagaggagcagaggaagcCTGGGGCGGCCAAGGAGGCGCCAGGGAAGGAATCTCTGGGTGCCCCAAGCAAACCAAAGAGCCCCGAGGCCGGCGGGGCAGCGGCCAAGGCGCAGAGCCCTGCGGCAGCCACGGcggagaaggagaagaaggagaaagaggagaagaagcCCCCCGGGAGCGAGGCCATGGAGGTCGGGGTGGAGGCCCACAAGAGgaagctggagagcagggaggaggctcCAGGCAGCCCTGAGAAGAAGCCCCGtgtggctgagccctgccagcaccaccagcagcagcagcagccccaggcctTTCGCAGGCAGCCCTTTCCCAGCACGGGGCCGGCGGTGCCGCGGGTGCCCCCGCTCAAG ATTCCCGTGTCCAGAATCTCGCCGATGCCATTTCCCGCGGGCCAGGTCTCTCCCAGGCCGTGCTTCCCGCTGTCCCTCGGCAGTCCTGGCAGGACAGGGGCCAGGACCTTGGCCGACATCAAGGCCAGGGCGCAGCAGGCCAAGGCTCAGAGGGCAGCAGCCGCAGCCGCCGCAGCCTCGGCCGGAGGGGCCGTGCCagggcccggcccgggcggggGGAGACCCCCGGGCAGGGGAGGAGACGGGAGAGACCCCGGCGGAGCCCCCCAAGCCGCAGCTGGAGCCAAGGCGCTGGAACTGGCAGGAACTGGAAGCGGGGGAGGTTCGAGAAGGTTCCTTCCGCACGGCCCCGGGCCCCGCTCGCaggtgcagggccagcaggcgGAGCCGGGAGCTGCTCGCCATCCTCCTGGAGCACAACTACAGCCAGGAGCGGCCCCCGCGGCAGCCCCGGCGCtagggaacggagctggggcCGCGCCGAGCCCTCCGCGGGGCACGGCCACCCCGGACACCCCCAGTGTGGCCCCTCCTGCCCCGGCCCGCAACGGGAGCGGCCGTGACCTCCCCAAAGGCAAACCTCCGTCCCCTCTGGTGTCCCCGCTGCCACCCACGGGCCCCGGAGGCCcggcctccagcagctcctcggtAGCAGCCAGCCTTAAATCCCCTCCCCGAGCGAGCTCCAGCATTCCTGCCAACAACCCTTTGGTCacgcagctgctccagggcaagAGCGTCCCTCTGGAGCAGATCCTGCCCAAGGCGCTGACCAAAGCAGAAGTGAAAAGCGGCCCGGCGGCTCCTCAGGAAGAGAAGGGGGCGGCGGGGAACGGCGCCGAGGCGGGGGACAGAGCATCGGCTGTGCCCCCGCAGCAGCTGGGCAAGATCTTCTGCCAGAGCAGGCCCCTGCCTCACATCGCAAGGACCTTCCCGCTGCCCTCGGGAAAGGAGCCCGCGCCCGAGCAGCACCACGAGGCGCTGAGCAAATCCACCCAGGAGCAGATCCTGCAGACTCTGATCAAGAGGGTGCAGAGGCAGAACGTGCTGCCCGTGCTGCAGCCCTCGCAGCTGACCCTCCCGCACTCAGGTTTCCCGGTGGAGAGCGGCTCCACCAGGCAGAGATTCATGCTGGGCTTCACGGGCAGGAGGACGTGCAAGCCTGCCATGTCCGGCCACTACCTGCTCAACATCTCCACGTACGGCCGCGGCTCGGAGAGCCTGAGGAGaggctcctccctgggcaccgAGCCCcgcctggggctgggcagccccgCCGAGGGCGCCGGGGCAGAGCTGGGCGAGGGCcagggcggcagcagcagcagcagcgaggaGGACGCGGACGATGAGAGCTCCGGGGACGAACGGGAGCACGGCAGCGTCAAGGAGGAGCCACGGGCGGGGCACggggagaaggagcagggctCGCACGGCCCCGCAGAGCCCAAGGCTGCCCAGGAGAAGGTGCCAGCCTTGGATGGCACCGCGCTGGCCCGggacctgctgcaggcagcGCAGGAGCAGATGGCCCACGCCATGAGGGGCAAGGGCCACGGTGGCACGGAGCTCTTTGGGCCCCCAGACCCATCCCAGCCCCCGCTGCTCCCTGCCCCGCACCCCCCGAAGCTGCCCGGCAGCTACAGTGGCACCATCAACGTCTCCACCTCGCCCGACATGGTGGGCCAGGGCTCGCTGGTGGGCGagtgcagccagctgggcagcTCCATGGGCAACGTCATGTCCTTCTCGGTGACCGTCACCACCATCCCCGCCGGGCAGGCCGTGAGCTCCGGCGGCCACGGGCAGAGCCTGCCGGTGCAGGCGTTCGCCGAGGACGGCGCCATGGAGGATCCCCCTTCCAAATGTTACTGCAGGTTGAAAGCCATGATCATGTGCAAGGGCTGCGGTGCCTTCTGCCATGACGACTGCATCGGCCCCTCCAAGCTCTGCGTCTCCTGCCTCGTGGTGCGGTAA